The Elaeis guineensis isolate ETL-2024a chromosome 14, EG11, whole genome shotgun sequence genome has a segment encoding these proteins:
- the LOC105057869 gene encoding peptide methionine sulfoxide reductase B3, chloroplastic — MASGSIQKSEEEWRAILSPEQFRILRMKGTEYRGTGQYDKFFDEGIYGCAGCGTPLYKSTTKFNSGCGWPAFYEGLPGAINRSPDPDGRRTEITCAACGGHLGHVFKGEGFNTPTDERHCVNSISLKFAPAS, encoded by the exons ATGGCGTCGGGCTCCATCCAGAAATCTGAGGAAGAATGGAGGGCCATCCTCTCACCGGAGCAGTTCCGGATCCTTCGGATGAAGGGAACTGA ATACCGAGGCACTGGTCAATATGACAAATTCTTCGATGAAGGTATATATGGGTGTGCTGGATGTGGAACTCCCCTTTACAAGTCCACCACCAAGTTCAATTCTGGGTGCGGCTGGCCAGCTTTCTATGAGGGTCTTCCTGGAGCCATAAATCGCTCG CCTGATCCTGATGGGAGGAGAACAGAAATCACTTGTGCAGCTTgtggtgggcatttgggtcatGTGTTTAAAGGAGAGGGGTTTAACACACCTACCGATGAACGCCACTGTGTCAACAGCATTTCACTCAAGTTCGCTCCTGCCTCCTGA
- the LOC105057870 gene encoding probable protein phosphatase 2C 35 isoform X1 produces MGCVQAKCWLRCRRCCCLDQPSSAGGDGGASRDGDSGRRQHLLSGSPLGSAAIPSHGLLLQYSYLSQRGHYPDSPDRENQDTLSIKTQLQGNPNLHLFAVFDGHGHFGAQCAAFASEHLVDHLAGDPSLLDDPVKSFNSAFFAANSELHDSEIDDTMSGTTAIAVLVGGDTLFVANVGDSRAVAGVWNGQRVVAEDLSSDQTPFRKDEYERVRRCGARVLSVDQVEGVKDPAIQSWGMESDGDPPRLWVQNGMYPGTAFTRSVGDSTAESIGVVAVPEVMTVKITPNHLFFVVASDGVFEFLSSQAVVDMVSRYPDPQDACSAIAAESYKLWLENEIRTDDITIIVVHIKDLGDSDAVATNEASHIGTKASLMVSQKASTERCASPGSETGHPKGRNFLELQSCPPDFSLERSLACVAPSPTHSLSIET; encoded by the exons ATGGGCTGTGTGCAAGCCAAGTGCTGGCTTCGCTGCCGCCGGTGCTGCTGCCTGGACCAGCCATCCTCCGCCGGCGGCGACGGCGGCGCCTCCCGTGACGGCGACTCCGGCCGGCGCCAGCACCTCCTCTCCGGCAGCCccctgggctccgccgccatccccTCCCACGGCCTCCTCCTCCAGTACTCCTACCTCTCCCAGCGCGGACACTACCCCGACTCCCCCGATCGCGAGAACCAggacaccctctccatcaagacCCAGCTCCAAGGCAACCCGAACCTCCACCTCTTCGCTGTCTTCGACGGCCATGGCCATTTCGGCGCACAGTGCGCCGCCTTCGCCAGCGAGCACCTCGTCGATCACCTCGCCGGCGACCCCTCTCTACTCGACGACCCCGTCAAATCCTTCAATTCCGCCTTCTTCGCCGCCAATTCCGAGCTCCACGACAGCGAGATCGACGACACGATGAGCGGCACGACGGCGATCGCCGTCCTCGTGGGCGGCGACACGCTTTTCGTCGCGAACGTCGGCGACTCGAGGGCGGTCGCTGGCGTCTGGAATGGGCAGCGTGTGGTGGCGGAGGACCTGTCCAGTGATCAGACGCCGTTCCGGAAGGATGAGTATGAGAGGGTGCGGCGGTGTGGGGCGAGGGTGCTGAGCGTCGACCAGGTGGAGGGCGTCAAGGATCCGGCAATTCAGAGCTGGGGGATGGAGAGTGATGGGGACCCGCCGAGGCTGTGGGTTCAGAATGGGATGTACCCCGGGACGGCGTTCACGAGGAGCGTCGGGGACTCGACGGCGGAGAGCATCGGCGTCGTCGCCGTGCCGGAGGTCATGACGGTGAAGATCACGCCGAACCATCTCTTTTTTGTTGTGGCGAGCGACGGGGTTTTTGAGTTCCTCTCGAGTCAGGCTGTGGTGGATATG GTGTCCAGATACCCAGATCCCCAAGATGCCTGCTCAGCAATTGCTGCAGAATCTTACAAATTATGGTTAGAGAATGAAATTCGGACTGATGATATAACAATCATTGTCGTGCACATCAAAGACTTGGGTGAT TCAGATGCTGTAGCAACTAATGAAGCAAGTCATATCGGCACAAAAGCTTCTCTAATGGTTTCACAGAAAGCAAGCACAGAGAGATGTGCATCTCCAGGGTCAGAAACTGGTCATCCAAAAGGAAGGAATTTCCTTGAGCTGCAGTCATGTCCTCCTGACTTTTCCCTGGAACGAAGTCTTGCATGTGTTGCTCCTTCTCCTACACACTCTTTATCTATAGAAACG TGA
- the LOC105057870 gene encoding probable protein phosphatase 2C 35 isoform X2 — translation MGCVQAKCWLRCRRCCCLDQPSSAGGDGGASRDGDSGRRQHLLSGSPLGSAAIPSHGLLLQYSYLSQRGHYPDSPDRENQDTLSIKTQLQGNPNLHLFAVFDGHGHFGAQCAAFASEHLVDHLAGDPSLLDDPVKSFNSAFFAANSELHDSEIDDTMSGTTAIAVLVGGDTLFVANVGDSRAVAGVWNGQRVVAEDLSSDQTPFRKDEYERVRRCGARVLSVDQVEGVKDPAIQSWGMESDGDPPRLWVQNGMYPGTAFTRSVGDSTAESIGVVAVPEVMTVKITPNHLFFVVASDGVFEFLSSQAVVDMVSRYPDPQDACSAIAAESYKLWLENEIRTDDITIIVVHIKDLGDSSIKI, via the exons ATGGGCTGTGTGCAAGCCAAGTGCTGGCTTCGCTGCCGCCGGTGCTGCTGCCTGGACCAGCCATCCTCCGCCGGCGGCGACGGCGGCGCCTCCCGTGACGGCGACTCCGGCCGGCGCCAGCACCTCCTCTCCGGCAGCCccctgggctccgccgccatccccTCCCACGGCCTCCTCCTCCAGTACTCCTACCTCTCCCAGCGCGGACACTACCCCGACTCCCCCGATCGCGAGAACCAggacaccctctccatcaagacCCAGCTCCAAGGCAACCCGAACCTCCACCTCTTCGCTGTCTTCGACGGCCATGGCCATTTCGGCGCACAGTGCGCCGCCTTCGCCAGCGAGCACCTCGTCGATCACCTCGCCGGCGACCCCTCTCTACTCGACGACCCCGTCAAATCCTTCAATTCCGCCTTCTTCGCCGCCAATTCCGAGCTCCACGACAGCGAGATCGACGACACGATGAGCGGCACGACGGCGATCGCCGTCCTCGTGGGCGGCGACACGCTTTTCGTCGCGAACGTCGGCGACTCGAGGGCGGTCGCTGGCGTCTGGAATGGGCAGCGTGTGGTGGCGGAGGACCTGTCCAGTGATCAGACGCCGTTCCGGAAGGATGAGTATGAGAGGGTGCGGCGGTGTGGGGCGAGGGTGCTGAGCGTCGACCAGGTGGAGGGCGTCAAGGATCCGGCAATTCAGAGCTGGGGGATGGAGAGTGATGGGGACCCGCCGAGGCTGTGGGTTCAGAATGGGATGTACCCCGGGACGGCGTTCACGAGGAGCGTCGGGGACTCGACGGCGGAGAGCATCGGCGTCGTCGCCGTGCCGGAGGTCATGACGGTGAAGATCACGCCGAACCATCTCTTTTTTGTTGTGGCGAGCGACGGGGTTTTTGAGTTCCTCTCGAGTCAGGCTGTGGTGGATATG GTGTCCAGATACCCAGATCCCCAAGATGCCTGCTCAGCAATTGCTGCAGAATCTTACAAATTATGGTTAGAGAATGAAATTCGGACTGATGATATAACAATCATTGTCGTGCACATCAAAGACTTGGGTGAT TCTTCCATAAAAATCTGA